From Streptomyces cyaneogriseus subsp. noncyanogenus, the proteins below share one genomic window:
- a CDS encoding VOC family protein, whose protein sequence is MTIELNHTIVAAHDKEASARFLAGLLGLEVGPPYGPFLPVEIPNGVTLDFLDTEGEITPQHYAFLVSEDDFDVIFARVREAGLTYWADPYHHRPGEINHNDGGRGVYFDDPDGHRLELLTRPYGSGG, encoded by the coding sequence ATGACCATCGAGCTGAACCACACCATCGTCGCCGCGCACGACAAGGAGGCGTCGGCCCGGTTCCTCGCCGGACTGCTCGGACTGGAGGTGGGGCCGCCCTACGGCCCCTTCCTCCCGGTCGAGATCCCCAACGGCGTGACCCTCGACTTCCTCGACACCGAGGGCGAGATCACGCCGCAGCACTACGCGTTCCTGGTCTCGGAGGACGACTTCGACGTGATCTTCGCCCGGGTCCGGGAGGCGGGGCTGACGTACTGGGCGGACCCGTACCACCACCGGCCCGGCGAGATCAACCACAACGACGGCGGCCGGGGCGTGTACTTCGACGACCCCGACGGCCACCGCCTGGAGCTGCTGACCAGGCCCTACGGCAGCGGCGGCTGA
- a CDS encoding GGDEF domain-containing protein: protein MGEDSRLAAVVALAQGMAAARSSRETWCAAATGACRALGGSFAALSVWERELGRLRVLVNVGERAEGEEEFPDDESYPVHQFAEITEFLHERWAGGGEPGAWVETAEGPAAGRPGYVHQRVAALRRRGRGCCVVAPIVLHGRAWGELYVARPVGAPVFERGDADFATVLAAVAAAGIAQTERLEEAKRLAYTDSLTGLANRRAVDARLDEAIERHRRDGVVVSLVVCDLNGLKRVNDTCGHAVGDRLLERFGTVLSLCGAMVPGALAARLGGDEFCLLAVGPPADAVVEAAEELCRRAALMEIGDGVACGVASTGDPIGPVPSARRLFRLADAAQYRAKAERAARPVVAGREGPQDPVVRLADEPSREGDDGERRRFRGRHSP from the coding sequence ATGGGTGAGGACAGTCGGCTCGCGGCCGTGGTGGCACTGGCCCAGGGCATGGCGGCGGCGCGCAGCTCCCGTGAGACCTGGTGCGCGGCGGCCACCGGGGCGTGCCGGGCGCTGGGCGGGAGCTTCGCCGCGCTGTCGGTGTGGGAGCGGGAGCTGGGCCGGCTGCGCGTCCTCGTGAACGTCGGGGAGCGGGCCGAGGGCGAGGAGGAGTTCCCGGACGACGAGTCCTACCCGGTGCACCAGTTCGCGGAGATCACCGAGTTCCTGCACGAGCGCTGGGCCGGGGGCGGCGAGCCCGGCGCCTGGGTGGAGACCGCCGAGGGCCCGGCGGCCGGGCGCCCGGGCTACGTCCACCAGCGGGTCGCCGCCCTGCGCCGCCGCGGGCGCGGCTGCTGCGTGGTCGCGCCGATCGTGCTGCACGGGCGGGCCTGGGGCGAGCTGTATGTCGCCCGTCCGGTCGGCGCGCCCGTCTTCGAGCGGGGCGACGCCGACTTCGCCACCGTCCTGGCCGCCGTCGCCGCCGCGGGCATCGCCCAGACCGAGCGGCTGGAGGAGGCCAAGCGGCTGGCGTACACCGACTCCCTCACCGGGCTCGCCAACCGCCGGGCCGTCGACGCCCGCCTGGACGAGGCGATCGAGCGGCACCGCCGGGACGGTGTCGTCGTCAGTCTCGTCGTCTGCGACCTCAACGGGCTCAAACGGGTCAACGACACCTGCGGGCACGCGGTCGGCGACCGGCTGCTGGAACGTTTCGGGACGGTGCTGTCGCTGTGCGGGGCCATGGTGCCGGGCGCGCTGGCGGCCCGCCTCGGCGGCGACGAGTTCTGTCTGCTCGCGGTGGGGCCGCCCGCCGACGCGGTGGTCGAGGCGGCCGAGGAGCTGTGCCGCCGCGCCGCCCTGATGGAGATCGGGGACGGTGTGGCCTGCGGGGTCGCCTCCACCGGGGACCCCATCGGGCCCGTGCCCTCCGCGCGCCGGCTGTTCCGGCTCGCCGACGCGGCCCAGTACCGCGCCAAGGCCGAGCGGGCGGCCCGGCCCGTCGTCGCCGGACGCGAGGGCCCGCAGGACCCGGTGGTACGGCTGGCGGACGAGCCGTCCCGTGAGGGGGACGACGGGGAGCGCCGCCGGTTCCGGGGGCGGCACTCGCCCTAG
- a CDS encoding enoyl-CoA hydratase/isomerase family protein, protein MSEERFGEFVLVRRHGDGHVAELALDRPKAMNAVSTGMARSLTAACAALGEDPGVRAVVLTSTHERAFCVGADLKERNSFSDADLLRQRPVARAAYTGVLELPVPAIAAVHGFALGGGFELALSCDLIVADRTAVVGLPEVSVGVIPGGGGTQLLPRRVGAARAAELVFTARRVRAEEARELGLVDELVDEGRDREEALALASRIAANSPVGLRAAKKALRLGHGLDLRTGLEVEDAAWRTVAFSGDRAEGVAAFNEKRAPRWPGE, encoded by the coding sequence ATGAGCGAGGAGCGGTTCGGAGAGTTCGTCCTGGTGCGGCGGCACGGGGACGGGCATGTCGCGGAACTCGCGCTCGACCGGCCGAAGGCCATGAACGCCGTCTCCACCGGGATGGCCCGCTCCCTCACCGCGGCCTGCGCGGCGCTGGGCGAGGACCCCGGCGTCCGGGCGGTGGTGCTGACCTCGACGCACGAGCGGGCGTTCTGCGTCGGAGCCGACCTGAAGGAGCGGAACTCCTTCAGCGACGCCGACCTGCTGCGCCAGCGCCCCGTGGCGCGCGCGGCGTACACCGGCGTCCTGGAACTGCCCGTCCCGGCGATCGCCGCCGTCCACGGCTTCGCGCTGGGCGGCGGGTTCGAGCTGGCCCTGTCCTGCGACCTGATCGTGGCCGACCGCACGGCCGTGGTGGGGCTGCCCGAGGTGTCCGTCGGGGTGATCCCCGGCGGCGGCGGGACGCAGTTGCTGCCCCGGCGCGTGGGCGCGGCCCGGGCGGCCGAGCTCGTCTTCACGGCGCGCCGGGTGCGGGCCGAGGAGGCGCGGGAGCTGGGGCTGGTCGACGAGCTGGTGGACGAGGGGCGGGACCGGGAGGAGGCGCTGGCGCTGGCGTCCCGGATCGCCGCGAACTCGCCCGTCGGGCTGCGGGCGGCCAAGAAGGCGCTGCGGCTCGGGCACGGGCTGGATCTGCGCACCGGTCTGGAGGTCGAGGACGCGGCCTGGCGGACGGTGGCGTTCTCCGGGGACCGGGCGGAAGGGGTGGCGGCGTTCAACGAGAAGCGCGCGCCGCGGTGGCCGGGGGAGTGA
- a CDS encoding S8 family peptidase: MKRVAAATVAAAASVALAAGMTSPAAADGKPAADAARGSVTAGQRVTLITGDRVVLDAKGRVTGLERAEGREHIPVQIRRAGGHTLVVPADAARLVATGKLDQRLFDVTELGKAATRKAQKNGLKVIVGYRGSATATRADVRDAGTLRRTLKTLNADAVQTPQQDTPELWDAVTDGEKTASGIAHVWLDGVRKASLDTSVPQIGAPKAWAAGYDGKGVKIAVLDTGVDTTHADLKNRVVASENFSVSPDATDKFGHGTHVASIAAGTGKTYKGVAPGAELLNGKVLSDDGYGDDSGILAGMEWAAQQGADIVNLSLGGGDTPEIDPLEAQVNKLSAEKGILFAIAAGNEGEMGERTVGSPGSAAAALTVGAVDGKDQLAGFSSRGPGMDGAIKPDVTAPGVDITAASAKDSVIAREEGEKPAGYVTISGTSMATPHVAGAAALLKQQHPDWTYAELKGALTASAKGGAYTPFEQGAGRIQVDKAIRQTVVADPVSLSFGTQQWPHTDDKPVTKKLTYRNLGTADVTLKLTSTATGPTGTAAPAGFFTLGADTVTVPAGGTASVDLTVDTRLGGTADGAYSAYVTATGGGQSVRTAAAVEREVESYDVTLKAVGRNGKPAANYGIDLAGVSGLGKNTWFAPYDADGTVTARVPKGGYILNASLYVSADPETYKGADWLAQPKLNVTKNTTITLDARTAKPVSITVPDRAAKSEFASPDFTVDTGDSSYGFGWWLDSYDNFRTRHLGPQITDGSLRQQWDGHWSKGAKEQYDTVAGGTVKQLATGYTRHYKKGDLATLKAGLGASASGKKGTVSAMGMLPGSTSGSAIGIPQNLPGTRTLHLSATGGVRWDIGFEQQGAPDREGYPATEAVYTLGAPQAYKAGKSYATTFNTAVFAPRVTSEFGLFRDGNAISGYLPLFADGKGHAGSSVFTAVDTTLYRDGRKVGSNKDPLFGEERFTVPSGDAAYRLTTSVKRAPGVAAAATRIDASWTFRSKKTDDRTKLPASTARFGASVGLDSKAPAGRKVTVPVTVEGSAAGANLKSLAVYVSYDHGKTWKKTTVTKGKITVQNPAKGKGISFRAVITDKKGNTSTISLYDAYHGK; the protein is encoded by the coding sequence GTGAAAAGGGTGGCCGCGGCCACCGTCGCCGCGGCGGCGTCCGTGGCGCTCGCGGCGGGCATGACCAGCCCGGCCGCCGCCGACGGGAAGCCGGCGGCCGACGCCGCCCGCGGCTCGGTCACGGCCGGGCAGCGCGTCACGCTGATCACCGGCGACCGGGTCGTCCTCGACGCCAAGGGCCGGGTCACCGGCCTGGAGCGGGCCGAGGGCCGGGAGCACATACCCGTCCAGATCCGCAGGGCCGGCGGGCACACCCTCGTCGTCCCGGCCGACGCCGCCCGCCTGGTCGCCACCGGCAAGCTCGACCAGCGCCTCTTCGACGTCACGGAACTCGGCAAGGCCGCCACCCGCAAGGCCCAGAAGAACGGCCTGAAGGTCATCGTCGGCTACCGGGGCAGCGCCACCGCCACCAGGGCCGACGTCCGCGACGCGGGCACCCTCCGCCGCACCCTGAAGACCCTCAACGCCGATGCCGTCCAGACCCCGCAGCAGGACACGCCCGAGCTGTGGGACGCCGTCACCGACGGCGAGAAGACCGCCTCCGGCATCGCGCACGTCTGGCTGGACGGCGTCCGCAAGGCCAGCCTCGACACCTCCGTCCCGCAGATCGGCGCCCCCAAGGCGTGGGCCGCCGGCTACGACGGCAAGGGCGTGAAGATCGCCGTCCTGGACACCGGCGTCGACACCACCCACGCCGACCTGAAGAACCGGGTCGTCGCCTCCGAGAACTTCTCCGTCTCGCCCGACGCCACCGACAAGTTCGGCCACGGCACGCACGTCGCCTCCATCGCGGCCGGCACCGGAAAGACGTACAAGGGCGTCGCGCCCGGCGCCGAGCTGCTCAACGGCAAGGTGCTCAGCGACGACGGCTACGGCGACGACTCCGGCATCCTCGCCGGCATGGAGTGGGCCGCCCAGCAGGGTGCCGACATCGTCAACCTCAGCCTCGGCGGCGGCGACACCCCGGAGATCGACCCGCTGGAGGCGCAGGTCAACAAGCTCTCCGCGGAGAAGGGCATCCTCTTCGCCATCGCCGCCGGCAACGAGGGCGAGATGGGCGAGCGGACCGTCGGCTCCCCGGGCAGCGCCGCCGCGGCCCTCACCGTCGGCGCGGTCGACGGCAAGGACCAGCTCGCCGGCTTCTCCAGCCGGGGCCCCGGCATGGACGGCGCCATCAAGCCGGACGTGACCGCCCCCGGCGTCGACATCACCGCCGCCTCCGCGAAGGACAGCGTCATCGCCAGGGAGGAGGGCGAGAAGCCGGCCGGCTACGTCACCATCTCCGGTACGTCGATGGCGACCCCGCACGTCGCGGGCGCGGCGGCCCTCCTCAAGCAGCAGCACCCCGACTGGACGTACGCCGAGCTGAAGGGGGCCCTCACCGCCTCCGCCAAGGGCGGCGCCTACACGCCGTTCGAGCAGGGCGCGGGCCGCATCCAGGTCGACAAGGCCATCCGGCAGACCGTCGTCGCCGACCCGGTGTCGCTGAGCTTCGGCACGCAGCAGTGGCCGCACACCGACGACAAGCCGGTCACCAAGAAGCTGACGTACCGCAACCTCGGCACGGCCGACGTCACCCTGAAGCTGACCTCCACCGCCACCGGCCCCACGGGCACGGCGGCCCCGGCCGGCTTCTTCACCCTGGGCGCGGACACGGTCACCGTCCCCGCGGGCGGCACCGCCTCCGTCGACCTCACCGTCGACACCCGCCTCGGCGGCACCGCCGACGGCGCCTACTCGGCGTACGTGACGGCGACCGGCGGCGGGCAGAGCGTCCGCACGGCCGCCGCCGTGGAGCGCGAGGTCGAGTCGTACGACGTCACGCTGAAGGCCGTCGGCCGCAACGGCAAGCCCGCCGCCAACTACGGCATCGACCTGGCCGGTGTCTCCGGGCTCGGCAAGAACACCTGGTTCGCCCCGTACGACGCCGACGGCACCGTCACCGCGCGCGTCCCCAAGGGCGGTTACATCCTCAACGCCTCCCTCTACGTCTCCGCCGACCCGGAGACGTACAAGGGCGCCGACTGGCTCGCCCAGCCGAAGCTGAACGTCACCAAGAACACCACGATCACCCTGGACGCGCGCACCGCCAAGCCGGTGTCCATCACCGTCCCGGACCGGGCCGCCAAGTCCGAGTTCGCCTCCCCCGACTTCACGGTCGACACCGGCGACTCCAGCTACGGCTTCGGCTGGTGGCTGGACTCCTACGACAACTTCCGCACCCGGCACCTCGGTCCGCAGATCACCGACGGCTCGCTGCGCCAGCAGTGGGACGGCCACTGGAGCAAGGGCGCCAAGGAGCAGTACGACACCGTCGCGGGCGGCACCGTCAAGCAGCTCGCCACCGGCTACACCCGCCACTACAAGAAGGGCGACCTGGCCACGCTGAAGGCCGGCCTGGGCGCCTCGGCGAGCGGCAAGAAGGGCACCGTGTCCGCGATGGGCATGCTGCCCGGCAGCACCAGCGGCTCCGCGATCGGCATCCCGCAGAACCTGCCCGGCACCCGCACCCTGCACCTGTCCGCCACCGGCGGCGTCCGCTGGGACATCGGCTTCGAGCAGCAGGGCGCTCCCGACAGGGAGGGCTACCCGGCCACCGAGGCGGTCTACACCCTCGGCGCCCCGCAGGCCTACAAGGCGGGCAAGAGCTACGCGACGACGTTCAACACGGCCGTCTTCGCACCCCGCGTGACCTCCGAGTTCGGCCTGTTCCGCGACGGCAACGCGATCAGCGGCTACCTCCCGCTGTTCGCCGACGGCAAGGGCCACGCGGGCTCCTCGGTGTTCACCGCCGTCGACACGACCCTGTACCGCGACGGCAGGAAGGTCGGCTCGAACAAGGACCCGCTCTTCGGTGAGGAGAGGTTCACCGTCCCCTCCGGTGACGCGGCCTACCGGCTGACCACCTCGGTCAAGCGCGCCCCCGGGGTCGCCGCGGCGGCCACCCGCATCGACGCGAGCTGGACCTTCCGTTCCAAGAAGACCGACGACCGCACCAAGCTGCCCGCCTCCACGGCCCGCTTCGGCGCGTCCGTCGGCCTGGACAGCAAGGCCCCCGCCGGACGGAAGGTCACCGTCCCGGTCACCGTCGAGGGCTCCGCCGCGGGCGCCAACCTCAAGTCGCTCGCGGTGTACGTCTCCTACGACCACGGCAAGACCTGGAAGAAGACCACCGTCACCAAGGGCAAGATCACGGTGCAGAACCCGGCCAAGGGGAAGGGCATCTCCTTCCGCGCGGTGATCACCGACAAGAAGGGCAACACGTCGACGATCTCGCTCTACGACGCCTACCACGGCAAGTAA
- a CDS encoding ArsR/SmtB family transcription factor: MTSPDSPGVDAEEPDIASLGALLADRTRAAFCLALLDGRAWTPTRLARLAGVAPSTATGHLNRLVAGGLLTEERVGRHRHVRLADSDAAEMIEALAARAPRRLVPVRSLTAARRHRALGFARVCYDHLGGTLAVAITDAMTGRALLSWESSPALTPAGSAWLRDLGIAQDTTPHVRTCLDWTEGRPHLAGAVAAAVFHHALRESWLVPAEGSRVVRLTDQGRAAFRDHLGLGDETLTG; the protein is encoded by the coding sequence GTGACGAGCCCCGACAGCCCCGGCGTCGATGCCGAGGAACCCGACATCGCCTCCCTGGGGGCGCTGCTGGCCGATCGCACGCGCGCCGCCTTCTGCCTGGCGCTGCTCGACGGCCGCGCCTGGACGCCGACACGGCTCGCCCGCCTGGCCGGCGTCGCGCCCTCGACGGCGACCGGTCATCTCAACCGCCTGGTGGCCGGAGGGCTGCTGACCGAGGAGCGCGTGGGGCGGCACCGCCATGTACGCCTCGCGGACTCCGACGCCGCCGAGATGATCGAGGCCCTGGCGGCACGGGCACCGCGACGACTCGTCCCGGTCCGCTCGCTCACCGCCGCCCGCCGGCACCGCGCCCTGGGCTTCGCCCGCGTCTGCTACGACCACCTGGGAGGCACCCTGGCCGTGGCGATCACCGACGCGATGACCGGGCGGGCCCTGCTGAGCTGGGAGTCCAGCCCGGCCCTCACCCCGGCCGGCTCCGCCTGGCTGCGGGACCTGGGCATCGCCCAGGACACCACACCGCATGTGCGCACCTGCCTGGACTGGACCGAGGGGCGCCCCCACCTCGCGGGTGCGGTCGCGGCGGCCGTCTTCCACCACGCGTTGCGCGAGTCCTGGCTGGTGCCTGCCGAGGGCTCCCGGGTGGTCCGGCTGACGGACCAGGGACGGGCGGCGTTCCGAGACCACCTGGGCCTGGGGGACGAGACGCTCACCGGGTGA
- a CDS encoding helix-turn-helix domain-containing protein, protein MDAEETGGGLDRRAELSEFLRTRRARLKPEDVGLPQFGRFRRVPGLRREELAQLAGVSVAYYTRLEQGNGQNVSAEVLDSIARALRLSDAEHQHLVHLAKPKRHRRKAAARTQQVRVALRQLLESIDGVPAYVVGRRSDVLAWNRMAAALFGDWGRLPAPERNWARQVFLDPAYRELFVDWEGKAADMVGYLRMDAGCHPDDPQLSALVGELSVKSEEFRRLWAAHDVKEKTHGEKRMRHPLVGELTLYFETFRPADDAEQSLVTYHAEPGSPSADALRLLASWGSDATAVRTG, encoded by the coding sequence ATGGACGCAGAGGAGACCGGCGGCGGCCTGGACCGGCGTGCCGAGCTGAGCGAGTTCCTGCGCACCCGGCGGGCCCGGCTCAAGCCGGAGGACGTCGGTCTGCCGCAGTTCGGCCGGTTCCGCCGGGTGCCGGGGCTGCGCCGGGAGGAGCTGGCGCAGCTCGCCGGGGTCTCCGTGGCGTACTACACGCGGCTGGAGCAGGGCAACGGGCAGAACGTGTCGGCGGAGGTGCTGGACTCGATCGCGCGGGCGCTCCGGCTGAGCGACGCCGAGCACCAGCATCTGGTGCACCTGGCGAAGCCGAAGCGGCACCGGAGGAAGGCGGCGGCGCGGACCCAGCAGGTGCGGGTGGCGCTGCGGCAGCTCCTGGAGTCGATCGACGGGGTGCCGGCGTACGTCGTGGGGCGGCGCTCGGACGTCCTCGCCTGGAACCGGATGGCGGCGGCCCTCTTCGGCGACTGGGGCAGACTGCCGGCGCCGGAGCGGAACTGGGCGCGGCAGGTGTTCCTGGACCCGGCCTACCGCGAGCTGTTCGTGGACTGGGAGGGCAAGGCGGCCGACATGGTCGGCTATCTGCGCATGGACGCCGGCTGCCACCCGGACGACCCGCAGCTGTCCGCGCTGGTCGGGGAGTTGTCGGTGAAGAGCGAGGAGTTCCGGCGGCTGTGGGCGGCGCACGACGTGAAGGAGAAGACGCACGGCGAGAAGCGGATGCGGCATCCGCTGGTCGGTGAGCTGACCCTGTACTTCGAGACGTTCCGTCCGGCCGACGACGCAGAGCAGTCGCTGGTCACGTATCACGCCGAGCCGGGCTCCCCGTCGGCGGACGCGCTGCGGCTGCTGGCGAGCTGGGGGTCGGACGCGACGGCCGTACGGACGGGCTGA
- a CDS encoding flavin reductase family protein, whose amino-acid sequence MANETHRVIRPSILYFGTPVVLLTTENDDGSANLAPISSAWALGQRVVLGLGTESRTARNLAARPDLVINVASPELWENVERLAPLTGAHPVPESKRAVYRYEPDKFAAAGLTPAGSELVGPPRVAECALQLEARARALTPGGAGLFLSVECEVLRVHAAERIVVPGTQHVDPARWSPLIYNFRHYHGLAPEVGHGFRSETAGVAAGAA is encoded by the coding sequence ATGGCGAACGAAACCCACCGAGTGATCCGTCCCAGCATCCTCTACTTCGGCACGCCCGTGGTCCTGCTGACCACGGAGAACGACGACGGCAGCGCCAACCTCGCCCCGATCTCCTCCGCATGGGCGCTGGGACAGCGGGTCGTCCTGGGGCTGGGCACGGAGAGCCGGACCGCGCGCAACCTTGCGGCGCGGCCCGATCTGGTGATCAACGTGGCGTCACCGGAGCTGTGGGAGAACGTGGAGCGGCTCGCGCCGCTCACCGGTGCCCACCCCGTGCCGGAGAGCAAGCGCGCGGTCTACCGGTACGAGCCGGACAAGTTCGCCGCGGCCGGGCTCACCCCGGCCGGATCGGAGTTGGTGGGGCCGCCGCGCGTCGCCGAGTGCGCCCTTCAGCTCGAGGCACGGGCGCGCGCGCTGACCCCGGGCGGGGCGGGGCTGTTCCTCAGCGTGGAGTGCGAGGTGCTGCGGGTGCACGCCGCCGAGCGCATCGTCGTGCCGGGCACCCAGCACGTCGACCCCGCGCGCTGGAGCCCGCTCATCTACAACTTCCGTCACTACCACGGCCTCGCCCCGGAGGTGGGCCACGGCTTCCGTTCGGAGACGGCGGGGGTCGCGGCGGGCGCGGCGTGA
- a CDS encoding L,D-transpeptidase produces the protein MTNSRRRKGLAAASALLGGVLVLSACSGGDDASGGGGDGASQATVDKAAAEKTSEAQIKITPKDGSSNASINNSAAVTVSKGTLTEVKMTTTDGTEVSGQISADKKSWKPTGQLERATTYKVTATATDAEGRAAHENASFTTVSPANSFIGTFTPDDGTTVGVGMPVSINFDKAITNKAAVQKGITVSTTSGQEVACHWFNANRMDCRPENYWQEGSTVTLKLALDGIEGAEGVYGVQQKTVTFKIGRNQVSYVDAKTKQMKVTQDGKVVRTIPISAGSPENKTYEGQMVISEKFKETRMNGATVGFTDDDGEGEYDIKDVPHAMRLSTSGTFIHGNYWGAKSIFGNANTSHGCVGLADTKGADDPNTPGAWFYNNSLIGDVVVVQNTGDKTIAPDNGLNGWNMNWEQWKAGSAV, from the coding sequence ATGACCAACAGTAGGCGGCGCAAGGGCCTGGCGGCCGCGTCCGCACTGCTCGGCGGTGTGCTGGTGCTCTCGGCCTGTTCCGGCGGCGACGACGCCTCCGGCGGCGGGGGCGACGGCGCCTCGCAGGCCACGGTCGACAAGGCGGCAGCCGAGAAGACGTCCGAGGCACAGATCAAGATCACGCCCAAGGACGGTTCGAGCAACGCCTCCATCAACAACTCCGCCGCCGTGACCGTGAGCAAGGGCACGCTCACGGAGGTGAAGATGACCACGACCGACGGCACCGAGGTCAGCGGCCAGATATCCGCCGACAAGAAGAGCTGGAAGCCCACCGGCCAGCTCGAGCGCGCCACCACCTACAAGGTGACCGCCACCGCGACGGACGCCGAGGGCCGCGCGGCGCACGAGAACGCGTCGTTCACCACGGTCTCCCCGGCCAACAGCTTCATCGGCACCTTCACGCCGGACGACGGCACCACCGTCGGCGTCGGCATGCCCGTGTCGATCAACTTCGACAAGGCGATCACCAACAAGGCCGCCGTCCAGAAGGGCATCACGGTCAGCACCACCAGTGGCCAGGAGGTCGCCTGCCACTGGTTCAACGCCAACCGCATGGACTGCCGCCCCGAGAACTACTGGCAGGAGGGCTCGACCGTCACCCTGAAGCTGGCGCTCGACGGGATCGAGGGCGCCGAGGGCGTCTACGGCGTCCAGCAGAAGACGGTCACCTTCAAGATCGGCCGCAATCAGGTCTCCTACGTCGACGCGAAGACCAAGCAGATGAAGGTCACGCAGGACGGCAAGGTGGTCCGCACCATCCCGATCTCCGCCGGCTCGCCCGAGAACAAGACGTACGAGGGCCAGATGGTGATCTCCGAGAAGTTCAAGGAGACCCGGATGAACGGCGCGACGGTCGGCTTCACCGACGACGACGGCGAAGGCGAGTACGACATCAAGGACGTGCCGCACGCCATGCGCCTGAGCACCTCCGGCACCTTCATCCACGGCAACTACTGGGGTGCCAAGTCCATCTTCGGCAACGCCAACACCAGCCACGGCTGTGTGGGCCTGGCCGACACCAAGGGCGCCGACGACCCGAACACGCCGGGTGCCTGGTTCTACAACAACTCCCTCATCGGTGACGTGGTCGTCGTCCAGAACACCGGCGACAAGACCATCGCCCCGGACAACGGCCTCAACGGCTGGAACATGAACTGGGAGCAGTGGAAGGCGGGCTCGGCCGTCTGA
- a CDS encoding NAD(P)-dependent alcohol dehydrogenase, whose protein sequence is MTTPVAAYAAPAAKAPLERTTIERREVGAYDVLIDIKFAGICHSDIHQVREGWGEAIFPMVPGHEIAGIVTEVGSAVTGFKAGDRVGVGCMVDSCRECENCKAGQEQYCVQGNVPTYNGVGRDGEPTYGGYSQKIVVDENYVVRIPDGLPLDTAAPLLCAGITLYSPLKRFGAGPGRKVAIVGLGGLGHMGVKIAHALGAEVTVLSQSLRKKDDGLKLGADHYYATSDPKTFEELAGTFDLIVSTVSAPLDLGAYLSLLKTHGTLANVGAPEEPVSLNLFSVIGGGKSLAGSMIGGIAETQEMLDFCAAHGIGAEIELIAASEINEAYERVLASDVRYRFVIDAATI, encoded by the coding sequence ATGACCACCCCTGTTGCCGCGTACGCCGCCCCCGCCGCCAAGGCTCCGCTGGAGCGCACCACCATCGAGCGGCGCGAGGTCGGTGCGTACGACGTCCTGATCGACATCAAGTTCGCCGGTATCTGCCACTCCGACATCCACCAGGTCCGTGAGGGCTGGGGCGAGGCGATCTTCCCGATGGTCCCCGGCCACGAGATCGCGGGCATCGTCACCGAGGTCGGCTCCGCCGTGACCGGGTTCAAGGCCGGCGACCGGGTCGGCGTCGGCTGCATGGTCGACTCCTGCCGCGAGTGCGAGAACTGCAAGGCGGGCCAGGAGCAGTACTGCGTCCAGGGCAACGTCCCGACGTACAACGGCGTCGGCAGGGACGGCGAGCCGACCTACGGCGGCTACTCCCAGAAGATCGTCGTCGACGAGAACTACGTCGTCCGCATCCCCGACGGCCTGCCCCTCGACACCGCCGCGCCCCTGCTGTGCGCCGGCATCACCCTCTACTCCCCGCTCAAGCGCTTCGGCGCCGGCCCCGGAAGGAAGGTCGCGATCGTCGGCCTCGGCGGCCTCGGCCACATGGGCGTGAAGATCGCGCACGCGCTCGGCGCCGAGGTGACCGTGCTGTCGCAGTCCCTGCGCAAGAAGGACGACGGCCTGAAGCTGGGCGCCGACCACTACTACGCCACCAGCGACCCGAAGACCTTCGAGGAACTCGCCGGCACCTTCGACCTGATCGTCTCCACCGTCTCCGCCCCGCTCGACCTCGGCGCGTACCTCTCGCTGCTGAAGACCCACGGCACCCTCGCCAACGTGGGCGCCCCCGAGGAGCCGGTCTCCCTCAACCTGTTCTCGGTCATCGGCGGCGGCAAGTCCCTCGCCGGGTCCATGATCGGCGGCATCGCCGAGACCCAGGAGATGCTGGACTTCTGCGCCGCGCACGGCATCGGCGCGGAGATCGAGCTGATCGCCGCCTCCGAGATCAACGAGGCGTACGAGCGGGTGCTCGCCAGCGACGTCCGCTACCGGTTCGTGATCGACGCGGCGACGATCTGA